Proteins encoded by one window of Tunturibacter psychrotolerans:
- a CDS encoding helix-turn-helix transcriptional regulator, with protein sequence MARVAEVTPHHLATLFTKETGLSPHQYVLRVRIERAKIHLKDDSLSIAEVSRLIGFRTQEHFTKVFRRVVGLTPSEFRKELANMPAKTTRSA encoded by the coding sequence ATGGCCAGAGTCGCCGAAGTGACGCCGCATCATCTTGCAACATTGTTTACGAAGGAGACAGGACTTAGTCCGCACCAGTATGTTCTGCGAGTCAGAATCGAGCGCGCGAAGATTCACCTAAAAGATGACAGCTTGAGCATTGCGGAGGTTAGTAGGCTTATTGGGTTTAGAACCCAGGAACACTTTACAAAGGTATTTCGGAGAGTAGTTGGACTCACTCCGAGTGAGTTTCGCAAAGAGCTGGCAAACATGCCGGCGAAAACCACCCGTTCAGCTTAG
- a CDS encoding AraC family transcriptional regulator, with protein MANSGVLPVDAVEVMKGSCALCPFPTRSSITSKGAGWKGIAMESFSDIPGVAIPDHEHPTHFVNLLTQGEIKAQWTTEGRSHTATNSPGTIYLLPAGTRDRLTWSGPTTRVVLVMEPGFLSRSLEHTAHLDEIDLTTHWNLRDRHIQSLMLAMHADLEDGSPAGPLYGESLGLTLGLYLIRRYSTRSRSNSLQLTGGMPTARLNRVLDFINQNFAQDLRLWELAELAGMSPHYFCELFKASTGLTAYQYVLQCRIERAKRCLRNPQLSVGDAGVAAGFSDQSHFTKVFRRKVGVTPMKYRSQAG; from the coding sequence ATGGCCAACTCTGGGGTGCTTCCTGTCGATGCTGTAGAAGTGATGAAGGGCAGCTGCGCGTTGTGCCCCTTCCCTACTCGCTCGTCAATCACAAGCAAGGGCGCCGGTTGGAAAGGGATTGCCATGGAGTCGTTCAGCGACATCCCGGGCGTCGCCATTCCGGATCATGAGCACCCAACCCATTTTGTCAACCTTCTGACACAAGGTGAAATCAAGGCTCAGTGGACTACAGAAGGACGGAGCCATACTGCAACGAACAGTCCCGGCACCATCTATCTTTTGCCGGCAGGCACTCGTGACAGGCTGACCTGGTCAGGTCCGACCACCCGGGTCGTTTTGGTCATGGAGCCGGGGTTCCTCTCGCGCTCACTGGAGCACACTGCACATCTCGATGAGATCGACCTGACGACGCACTGGAATCTTCGTGATCGTCATATCCAGTCACTGATGCTCGCTATGCATGCCGATCTGGAAGATGGTTCGCCCGCCGGCCCACTGTATGGGGAGTCTCTTGGTTTGACGCTTGGCCTCTATCTCATTCGGCGCTATTCGACTCGAAGTAGAAGCAATAGCCTCCAACTCACCGGCGGAATGCCAACAGCTCGTCTGAATCGAGTTCTTGATTTTATTAACCAGAACTTTGCCCAGGATCTGCGTCTATGGGAGCTTGCAGAGTTAGCGGGAATGAGTCCTCATTACTTCTGTGAGTTATTCAAGGCGAGTACAGGACTGACTGCCTATCAATATGTCTTGCAGTGCCGAATCGAACGTGCGAAAAGATGTCTTCGCAATCCACAACTTAGCGTCGGCGATGCGGGCGTTGCGGCTGGCTTCTCCGACCAAAGTCATTTCACAAAGGTCTTTCGCCGGAAGGTTGGGGTCACGCCCATGAAGTACCGTAGTCAGGCTGGATAA
- a CDS encoding response regulator transcription factor has translation MGFILTGSHLVSRTSSYASHRFGCTEPSRDTPVVFIVDPNIALRESLERLVRSEGWHSESFTSGEEFLAYPLGAVPSCLLLDVSLPGVSGLELQKRTAIERPYIPTIFLSAEGDVPTAVEAMKAGAVEFLTKPFRDNELLSAVREALARSGFVLAKEAQKQALQRSYASLSPRERQVMALVSSGLLNKQIGGELGISEITVKAHRGQVMQKMHADSFADLIKMSAKLGLSRMKDLPRLHGDHSATTLTGVLLNAAPNAT, from the coding sequence ATGGGTTTCATTCTCACGGGATCTCACTTAGTAAGCAGGACAAGCTCGTACGCCAGTCATCGATTCGGGTGCACAGAACCATCACGGGACACCCCGGTCGTCTTCATAGTCGACCCGAACATAGCCCTCCGAGAATCCCTGGAGCGGTTGGTACGAAGCGAAGGCTGGCACTCGGAGTCGTTTACGTCGGGCGAAGAGTTCCTCGCCTATCCTCTGGGAGCTGTTCCCAGCTGCCTGTTACTCGACGTATCTCTTCCAGGTGTAAGCGGCCTCGAACTGCAGAAGCGTACAGCGATAGAACGCCCTTACATCCCGACCATCTTTCTCAGCGCCGAAGGCGACGTACCTACCGCCGTAGAAGCCATGAAAGCAGGAGCTGTCGAATTCCTCACGAAGCCTTTCCGTGACAACGAACTCTTGAGCGCTGTCCGGGAGGCTCTTGCACGGAGCGGTTTTGTTCTCGCGAAAGAGGCGCAGAAACAAGCCCTTCAGAGAAGTTATGCCTCTCTTTCTCCTCGCGAAAGACAGGTTATGGCGTTGGTGTCTTCCGGGTTGCTAAATAAGCAGATCGGCGGCGAACTCGGCATTAGTGAAATCACGGTGAAAGCTCACCGTGGCCAAGTAATGCAGAAGATGCACGCCGACTCTTTCGCAGATCTAATAAAGATGTCCGCCAAACTTGGACTTTCGAGAATGAAAGATCTTCCTCGGCTCCACGGTGATCATTCTGCGACCACCCTCACCGGCGTACTTCTCAACGCTGCTCCGAATGCAACTTAG
- a CDS encoding enoyl-CoA hydratase/isomerase family protein, whose protein sequence is MINTRNEGEIRLLQHSDAYWRVTLDLPPINIFGPAHIPQLEAIVSKLETDDRVRVVVFDSAVDGFFLTHYDFLAKPEESAKFPVGRTGLQALPDMLARLSRASVVSIASIRGRATGVGSELALASDMRFASREKAILSQWEVGAGLVPGGGPMARLPRLIGRGRALEVLLGADDVNGDLAELYGYVNRSLPDNQLDAFVDALAERISSFDKQAIAETKRMVDLNSLPSDAEIVPEWEAFTTSLGRPATQKRLRALFEQGFHVPGDVETRLGHYVGLLGNAAEAQR, encoded by the coding sequence ATGATCAACACACGCAACGAAGGGGAAATACGGCTACTCCAGCATTCTGATGCATATTGGAGGGTCACGCTTGACCTCCCGCCTATCAACATATTTGGTCCAGCTCATATTCCACAACTGGAAGCAATCGTGTCGAAGCTCGAAACCGACGATCGAGTCCGGGTTGTCGTCTTTGACAGCGCTGTGGATGGCTTTTTTCTAACTCACTATGACTTCCTGGCAAAGCCAGAGGAGTCGGCTAAATTCCCGGTGGGACGAACTGGTCTGCAGGCGCTACCTGACATGCTCGCCAGGCTAAGTCGCGCGTCTGTTGTTTCGATTGCATCTATCCGCGGGCGTGCCACCGGCGTAGGGAGTGAACTCGCTCTCGCTAGCGATATGCGCTTTGCCAGTCGAGAGAAAGCGATTCTCTCGCAGTGGGAGGTCGGGGCAGGTTTGGTTCCCGGGGGCGGCCCTATGGCACGACTACCACGATTGATCGGCCGCGGCAGGGCATTAGAAGTGTTGTTAGGCGCCGACGACGTCAACGGCGACCTTGCTGAGTTGTATGGCTATGTCAACCGTTCACTGCCGGACAACCAACTGGATGCGTTTGTCGATGCTCTTGCCGAAAGAATCTCATCTTTCGACAAACAAGCAATTGCAGAGACGAAGCGAATGGTCGACCTGAATAGCCTGCCCTCGGACGCGGAAATTGTTCCAGAGTGGGAGGCGTTCACGACGTCACTCGGGCGACCTGCGACCCAGAAAAGACTCCGTGCTCTGTTTGAGCAAGGCTTTCATGTACCCGGCGATGTGGAAACGCGGCTTGGACACTACGTCGGGTTGCTCGGTAACGCGGCAGAAGCCCAGCGTTAA
- a CDS encoding RNA polymerase sigma factor: MGVLMVLTPHDNFADKELATKAAPRHMEPLGIVQLVTAARSGSAAAFAELREIYAQRVYRKLLTITKNREDAEDALQDTFLRAYKALHTFEERASFSTWVTRIGINSALMILRKRRMRSEVSFDHPHETEDFLDFELKDTGPTPEHICVHRQRYAHLLRSIRKLQPLLRQVIELQMMDDCSAREIAQALHISEAAAKSRISRARARLDPARSPEVSNRMHTVRVSRQHKQG; this comes from the coding sequence ATGGGAGTGCTGATGGTACTAACACCGCACGATAATTTCGCCGATAAAGAACTCGCGACTAAGGCCGCTCCGCGCCACATGGAGCCCTTAGGAATTGTGCAACTAGTTACGGCCGCACGATCGGGATCTGCCGCGGCATTTGCCGAACTCAGGGAAATCTATGCGCAACGAGTCTATCGAAAACTGTTGACCATTACCAAAAACCGCGAAGACGCTGAGGATGCTCTGCAGGATACGTTTCTGCGAGCTTATAAGGCGTTGCACACCTTCGAAGAAAGAGCGAGCTTTTCTACCTGGGTCACCAGGATTGGGATCAATTCCGCGCTGATGATCCTTCGCAAACGCCGCATGCGCTCTGAGGTCTCCTTCGACCATCCGCATGAAACAGAAGACTTTCTTGATTTTGAACTCAAAGATACTGGCCCGACCCCCGAGCATATTTGCGTTCACCGTCAGAGGTACGCTCATCTGCTTCGATCCATCAGAAAGCTTCAACCTCTGCTTCGTCAGGTCATTGAGCTGCAGATGATGGATGACTGTTCAGCCAGGGAGATCGCTCAGGCACTTCATATATCCGAAGCCGCCGCAAAATCCAGGATCTCCCGGGCGCGTGCGCGGCTGGACCCGGCACGGTCGCCAGAAGTTAGCAACAGGATGCACACGGTCAGAGTAAGCCGACAGCACAAGCAAGGGTAA
- a CDS encoding beta-class carbonic anhydrase gives MSLIEHAITANRQSAAHHDPSLANKPAPKIAILTCMDPRLNQLLEWFDIKPADADVIRNVGTAATIDVVRSLMFSIHVLGVREIMVVGHTGCGMTMFSEEEFENHIHTQCGVWAVAPDKFHCYTDVNLATQKQVLKLRSHPWIPSSVVIRGFVYDLSTGGLSEVTPKDGK, from the coding sequence ATGAGCTTGATCGAACACGCGATTACCGCAAACCGCCAGAGTGCAGCGCACCATGATCCATCGCTGGCGAACAAACCAGCTCCGAAGATCGCAATTCTCACATGTATGGATCCCCGCCTGAACCAGTTGCTGGAATGGTTTGACATCAAGCCTGCCGATGCGGATGTGATTCGAAACGTCGGGACGGCAGCAACGATAGATGTTGTGCGGTCTCTCATGTTTTCGATTCACGTTCTGGGCGTGCGAGAGATCATGGTCGTCGGACACACCGGCTGCGGGATGACAATGTTTTCGGAGGAAGAGTTCGAGAACCATATCCACACACAATGCGGCGTGTGGGCAGTAGCTCCAGATAAATTCCACTGTTACACTGACGTGAATCTGGCGACACAGAAACAAGTACTCAAACTCAGGTCGCACCCATGGATTCCTTCGAGCGTAGTGATTCGTGGATTTGTTTATGATTTGTCTACAGGCGGGCTGAGCGAAGTAACGCCGAAGGACGGCAAATAG
- a CDS encoding aldo/keto reductase, whose translation MAESSDFRNARMPLSHGVGEMPVLGFGTLIHDVTLTTSATRDALDVGFRHFDCAERYRNEREVGEALQAGLAAGGIGREDIFVTTKLWNTNHRPERVEPAFEASLDRLKLSYLDLYLIHTPFAFQPGDEFDPRDQSGNVIYDRSVTLLDTWRAMESLVDHGKCRAIGLSDVTFEVLLPIYESARIKPAVIQVEAHPYLPQTELLEFCNKKNIVFLAGAPLGHGIKPGVLEDPVILAIAARIGKTPAQVLLAWAVQRGTTLLVKTTNAARVRENFNISALPEDAFDEINRIQTRQRFNEVVSTGSPGFIPQGS comes from the coding sequence ATGGCCGAATCTTCTGATTTTCGGAACGCGAGAATGCCGCTTAGCCACGGAGTTGGCGAAATGCCTGTCCTCGGTTTCGGCACCCTGATTCACGATGTCACCTTGACGACATCTGCGACCAGAGACGCTCTGGATGTGGGATTTCGACACTTCGATTGCGCGGAGCGATACCGGAACGAGCGCGAGGTAGGCGAGGCGTTGCAGGCGGGACTTGCTGCTGGAGGAATTGGGCGCGAAGACATCTTTGTTACCACTAAGTTGTGGAATACCAATCATCGTCCCGAGCGCGTGGAGCCGGCTTTCGAGGCCAGTCTTGACAGGCTAAAGTTGAGCTACCTTGATCTCTATCTCATTCACACCCCATTTGCTTTTCAACCAGGGGACGAGTTCGATCCGCGAGATCAAAGTGGCAATGTCATCTACGACCGCAGCGTCACTCTGCTGGACACTTGGAGGGCGATGGAGAGTCTTGTGGACCACGGCAAGTGTCGGGCTATCGGACTGTCTGACGTGACCTTCGAGGTGCTTTTGCCCATCTACGAGTCGGCCAGAATCAAGCCGGCTGTGATCCAGGTCGAAGCACATCCGTACCTGCCGCAAACGGAGCTTCTGGAGTTTTGCAACAAGAAGAACATTGTTTTTTTGGCCGGCGCGCCGTTGGGTCATGGAATAAAGCCCGGGGTGCTTGAGGATCCAGTTATCTTGGCAATCGCCGCACGAATTGGAAAGACGCCGGCACAAGTGCTTCTGGCCTGGGCTGTGCAACGTGGTACGACTCTACTGGTCAAGACCACGAATGCGGCTCGCGTTCGGGAGAATTTCAACATTTCCGCCCTTCCTGAAGACGCGTTTGATGAAATCAATCGAATTCAAACTAGACAGCGGTTCAATGAAGTGGTGAGTACCGGCAGCCCGGGTTTCATTCCACAAGGTAGTTGA